From Gemmatimonadaceae bacterium, a single genomic window includes:
- a CDS encoding IPT/TIG domain-containing protein yields the protein MACALGVLQACSGTGAVAPTAPQQTPMPAPAGSTPVASPAATVGQITPDTLLVGTVVTITGTNLPTTPSAIRLSIAGVALDVRAASATRIEALVPATGFACAAPAAQTLRLELGATTLQQTVVLRTATPLALTAGDAAVTLNAEQAACVELAGAATGAAKYVVAVVNTATQSTATARFDLRGLGTGALANVASVVQSDANVMGLRAASAFSAPSALSASEAVPADDARHAAHLAADRAVFAQAGIPARTRLSAVRAPAALGDTLQINALLNSCTTGRAVRARVVYAGAKAVVLEDIASPRAGRMDDALRAIGSEFDATVYPLLTKNLGDPLALNGQLNGDGRITMLFTRFVNDSSPGTSGYVSACNFYPKTKFAASNEDEVFYARVPSTNETADDWRRALRSTVVHESKHLASYAERLSRGANSEESWLEEATARVAEELYARTFPGGGTWKGNTGFAASVGCELTQCDDRPLVMWKHFSQLHAYLRGADSLTPFGPAKSGDVTYYASGWSLVRWAVDQYAANESGMLKALVAGTAPAGVAGLAQIAGVPADQLLAGWAMSNAVGPASATWNAADMWSGLAGTFPGIFQSAPLRGRAVSAGSFVFSGLQLPGAGATYLTLNGVQGGGQVVQLAGVNGGALRVSVQRVQ from the coding sequence ATGGCATGCGCCTTGGGGGTGTTGCAGGCGTGCAGCGGAACGGGTGCGGTGGCCCCGACGGCGCCACAGCAGACCCCCATGCCGGCGCCGGCTGGCTCGACACCCGTGGCGTCACCGGCCGCGACCGTGGGCCAGATCACCCCCGACACGCTCCTCGTTGGGACGGTCGTCACGATCACCGGCACGAACCTCCCGACCACCCCGTCGGCCATCCGCCTCTCCATCGCCGGCGTGGCCCTCGACGTCCGCGCCGCCTCGGCGACCCGCATCGAAGCGCTCGTGCCGGCCACCGGCTTTGCCTGCGCCGCGCCGGCCGCCCAGACGCTCCGCCTCGAACTCGGCGCCACCACGCTGCAGCAGACCGTCGTCCTCCGCACTGCCACCCCGCTCGCCCTCACGGCCGGCGACGCCGCGGTGACGCTGAACGCCGAGCAGGCCGCCTGTGTGGAGCTCGCCGGCGCCGCGACCGGGGCCGCCAAGTACGTCGTGGCCGTGGTGAACACCGCGACCCAGAGCACCGCAACCGCTCGCTTCGACCTCCGCGGCCTGGGGACGGGCGCGCTGGCGAATGTGGCGAGTGTGGTGCAGAGCGATGCGAACGTGATGGGGCTCCGCGCCGCCTCCGCGTTCTCCGCTCCCTCCGCGCTCTCGGCGTCGGAAGCCGTCCCGGCTGACGACGCCCGCCACGCTGCGCACCTGGCGGCGGATCGCGCGGTGTTCGCGCAGGCCGGTATCCCCGCCCGCACGCGCCTTTCGGCGGTGCGCGCCCCGGCGGCGCTTGGCGACACACTCCAGATCAACGCGCTGCTCAACTCGTGCACGACCGGCCGCGCGGTCCGCGCGCGGGTGGTGTACGCCGGTGCCAAGGCGGTCGTGCTCGAAGACATCGCGTCGCCGCGTGCCGGCCGCATGGACGACGCGCTCCGCGCGATCGGCAGCGAGTTCGACGCCACCGTCTATCCGCTGCTCACCAAGAACCTGGGCGACCCGCTCGCGCTGAACGGCCAGCTCAACGGCGACGGCCGCATCACGATGCTCTTCACGCGCTTCGTGAACGATTCGAGCCCGGGGACGTCGGGCTATGTGAGCGCGTGCAACTTCTACCCCAAGACCAAGTTCGCCGCGAGCAACGAAGACGAGGTCTTCTACGCCCGCGTGCCGAGCACGAACGAAACGGCCGACGACTGGCGCCGTGCGCTGCGCAGCACGGTGGTGCACGAGAGCAAGCACCTGGCGAGCTACGCCGAGCGCCTGTCGCGTGGCGCGAACAGCGAGGAGAGCTGGCTCGAGGAGGCGACGGCGCGGGTGGCCGAGGAGCTCTACGCGCGCACGTTCCCCGGCGGCGGCACGTGGAAGGGGAACACCGGCTTTGCGGCGAGCGTGGGCTGCGAGCTCACGCAGTGCGACGACCGCCCGCTCGTGATGTGGAAGCACTTCTCGCAGCTGCACGCGTACCTGCGCGGCGCCGATTCGCTCACGCCCTTTGGCCCCGCCAAGAGCGGCGACGTGACCTACTACGCCAGCGGTTGGAGCCTCGTGCGCTGGGCGGTGGACCAGTACGCGGCGAACGAGAGCGGCATGCTCAAGGCGCTGGTGGCGGGCACGGCGCCGGCCGGTGTGGCTGGCCTGGCGCAGATCGCCGGTGTGCCGGCGGATCAGCTGTTGGCGGGTTGGGCGATGTCGAACGCGGTGGGTCCGGCCAGTGCGACGTGGAACGCGGCGGACATGTGGAGCGGTCTGGCCGGCACGTTCCCCGGGATCTTCCAGAGCGCGCCGCTCCGCGGCCGCGCGGTGAGCGCCGGGTCGTTCGTGTTCAGCGGGCTGCAGCTGCCGGGCGCCGGTGCGACCTACCTCACGCTCAACGGCGTGCAGGGCGGCGGGCAGGTGGTGCAGCTGGCGGGGGTGAATGGTGGGGCGCTGCGGGTGAGTGTGCAGCGGGTGCAGTAA
- a CDS encoding fasciclin domain-containing protein, which yields MRKLALLAAAAVVAFAAPTAAQAQEKDIVETAVAAGSFKTLAKLLGDAGLIETLKGPGPFTVFAPTDEAFAKVPAATLEALGKDKAKLKNVLLYHVVAGKVPAAEALKLAGKGAKTVEGQEAKISVMDGKPMINNAHIIKTDIMAKNGIIHVIDAVILPPAK from the coding sequence ATGCGTAAGCTCGCCCTGCTCGCCGCTGCCGCCGTCGTTGCGTTCGCCGCCCCGACCGCCGCGCAGGCGCAGGAAAAGGACATTGTCGAGACCGCCGTCGCGGCGGGCTCGTTCAAGACGCTCGCCAAGCTGCTCGGCGACGCCGGCCTCATCGAGACCCTCAAGGGACCCGGCCCGTTCACCGTGTTCGCCCCGACCGACGAGGCGTTCGCCAAGGTCCCGGCCGCCACGCTCGAGGCGCTCGGCAAGGATAAGGCGAAGCTCAAGAACGTCCTGCTGTACCATGTGGTCGCCGGCAAGGTCCCGGCCGCCGAAGCGCTCAAGCTCGCCGGCAAGGGCGCCAAGACGGTGGAAGGCCAGGAAGCCAAGATCTCGGTGATGGATGGCAAGCCGATGATCAACAACGCCCATATAATCAAGACGGACATCATGGCCAAGAACGGTATCATCCACGTCATCGACGCGGTGATCCTGCCGCCGGCCAAGTAA
- a CDS encoding amidohydrolase: MRLSVLAAALAAPALLAAQVRPDPADLIVTNARIYTVDDARPLVEAFAVKGGKVVFTGSKAEANVYKGAATKVVDAGGRTVIPGMVDAHGHFAGLAQTLRAVDLTGTKSLAEVVQRVAAKAKTLPKGSWVIGRGWDQNAWGDTRFPTHESLSAAVPEHPVLLTRVDGHANFANAMAMQLAGVTKATPDPSGGKIQRDASGAPTGVFIDNAQGIVGSKVPELTRDEMRSALKDAIALMHSLGLVGVHDAGASRANIDLFEDMAQKGDLNLRLYVMIGDNAEALKHYFAMGPRSALYNNQVWVRAVKLYADGAMGSRGAALLEPYSDDPNNTGLLVSAPAHIQEVAEQGLANGFQINTHAIGDRGNRVVLDAYEKALAKVPAANHRFRVEHAQILHYDDIPRFAQLGVIPSMQASHQTSDMYWIGKRLGPTRLYGAYAWQSLLQTGVIVPNGSDFPVEQVNPLISFHAAISRQDARDYPAAGWFPEQKMSREDALRSMTIWPAYAGFQESMMGSLAPGKLADFVILDQDIMRVPSELVLKTRVVATYVGGRAVFEASR, encoded by the coding sequence ATGCGCCTCTCCGTCCTCGCCGCCGCCCTCGCGGCCCCCGCCCTCCTCGCCGCCCAGGTCCGCCCCGACCCCGCCGACCTGATCGTCACCAACGCCCGCATCTACACCGTCGACGACGCCCGCCCGCTCGTGGAGGCGTTCGCGGTGAAGGGGGGCAAGGTGGTGTTTACCGGCTCCAAGGCCGAAGCGAACGTCTACAAGGGCGCCGCCACCAAGGTCGTGGACGCCGGCGGCCGCACGGTCATCCCCGGCATGGTCGATGCCCATGGCCACTTTGCCGGCCTCGCCCAGACGCTGCGTGCGGTGGACCTCACCGGCACCAAGAGCCTGGCCGAGGTGGTGCAGCGGGTGGCCGCGAAGGCCAAGACGCTCCCCAAGGGCTCGTGGGTGATTGGCCGCGGCTGGGATCAGAATGCCTGGGGCGACACCCGCTTCCCCACGCATGAGTCGTTGAGCGCGGCAGTCCCCGAACATCCGGTGCTGCTCACGCGCGTGGACGGCCACGCGAACTTTGCCAACGCCATGGCGATGCAGCTCGCCGGTGTCACCAAGGCCACGCCGGACCCGAGCGGCGGCAAGATCCAGCGCGATGCGAGCGGCGCCCCCACCGGCGTGTTCATCGACAACGCGCAGGGGATCGTGGGGAGCAAGGTCCCCGAACTCACGCGCGACGAAATGCGGAGCGCCCTCAAAGACGCCATCGCGCTCATGCACTCGCTCGGCCTGGTGGGCGTGCACGACGCGGGCGCGAGCCGCGCGAATATCGATCTCTTTGAAGACATGGCGCAGAAGGGCGATCTCAACCTGCGCCTGTACGTCATGATCGGCGACAACGCCGAGGCGCTCAAGCACTACTTCGCCATGGGCCCCCGCTCGGCGCTCTACAACAACCAGGTCTGGGTGCGCGCCGTAAAGCTCTACGCCGACGGCGCGATGGGCTCCCGCGGCGCCGCGCTCCTCGAGCCGTACAGCGACGATCCGAACAACACCGGGCTGCTCGTCAGCGCACCGGCGCACATTCAGGAGGTCGCCGAGCAGGGGTTGGCGAACGGCTTCCAGATCAACACGCACGCGATCGGCGATCGTGGCAACCGCGTGGTCCTCGACGCGTACGAAAAAGCGCTCGCCAAGGTCCCGGCGGCCAATCATCGCTTCCGCGTGGAGCACGCGCAGATCCTGCACTACGACGACATCCCGCGCTTCGCACAGCTGGGCGTGATTCCGAGCATGCAAGCGAGCCACCAGACGAGTGACATGTACTGGATCGGCAAGCGCCTTGGCCCCACGCGCCTCTACGGCGCCTACGCGTGGCAGTCGCTGCTGCAGACGGGCGTGATCGTACCGAACGGCAGCGACTTTCCGGTGGAGCAGGTGAACCCGCTGATTTCGTTTCATGCCGCGATCTCGCGCCAGGATGCGCGCGACTATCCGGCGGCGGGGTGGTTCCCGGAGCAGAAGATGAGCCGCGAAGACGCGCTGCGATCGATGACGATCTGGCCGGCGTACGCGGGCTTTCAGGAATCGATGATGGGCTCTCTGGCGCCAGGCAAGCTGGCGGACTTTGTGATTTTGGATCAGGACATCATGCGCGTGCCGTCGGAGCTGGTCCTGAAGACGCGTGTGGTGGCGACGTACGTTGGTGGGCGCGCAGTGTTCGAGGCGTCGCGCTGA
- a CDS encoding sulfite exporter TauE/SafE family protein, which translates to MTLLLLAIGLGAGILSGVFGIGGGIVIVPALIYLAKMPPQQAAGTSLGALVLPLGAAVGAWTYHKAGHLEMKQAILIALGMAVGAYVGAYVATHVDAELMKKGFAVLMVLMAVKLWMG; encoded by the coding sequence ATGACCCTCCTGCTACTGGCCATCGGGCTCGGCGCCGGCATTCTGTCGGGCGTCTTCGGCATCGGCGGCGGCATCGTGATCGTGCCGGCGCTCATCTACCTCGCCAAAATGCCGCCCCAGCAGGCGGCCGGCACCTCCCTGGGTGCGCTCGTCCTCCCGCTGGGTGCGGCCGTGGGTGCGTGGACGTACCACAAGGCCGGCCATCTTGAGATGAAGCAGGCCATCCTCATCGCGCTCGGCATGGCCGTTGGGGCCTACGTCGGCGCGTATGTGGCCACGCACGTCGATGCAGAACTCATGAAGAAGGGCTTTGCGGTGCTGATGGTGTTGATGGCGGTCAAGCTGTGGATGGGCTGA
- a CDS encoding ABC transporter substrate-binding protein has product MRIISLLPAATEIVALLGATDHLVGVTHECDYPDVVGSRARVTKSAIPHTHDPAAIDSAVSEAHGAGVALFTLDEAKIRTLHPDVILTQALCDVCAVRETDVRALAAKLSPEPRIVTLGGTSLDGIYADIRAVADAIGAGDEADEILAGLKARVKHVHETLKAAQAPRPRVAVVEWTDPIYVAGHWGPEQVKRAGGIDVLGVPGEHSVVVPMDTLRDVNPDVLIIAPCGYSVSAAAAEAKRCLDHPSWAWVGDRAVWAMDANGLTSRPGPRVVDGIEAMACIFNPACFPAIDARHAVRVQ; this is encoded by the coding sequence ATGCGCATCATCAGCCTCCTCCCCGCCGCCACCGAGATCGTGGCGCTCCTCGGCGCCACCGACCACCTGGTGGGCGTCACCCATGAGTGCGACTATCCGGATGTCGTGGGCTCGCGGGCGCGCGTCACGAAGAGCGCCATCCCCCACACGCACGATCCGGCCGCCATCGATTCAGCGGTAAGCGAAGCGCATGGCGCGGGGGTCGCGCTCTTTACGCTCGACGAAGCCAAGATCCGCACGCTGCACCCCGACGTGATCCTCACGCAGGCGCTGTGCGATGTGTGCGCCGTGCGTGAAACCGATGTCCGCGCCCTGGCCGCCAAACTCTCGCCCGAGCCGCGCATCGTCACGCTCGGCGGCACAAGCCTCGACGGCATTTACGCCGATATTCGCGCGGTGGCCGACGCGATCGGTGCCGGCGACGAGGCCGACGAGATCCTCGCCGGCCTCAAGGCACGCGTGAAGCATGTGCACGAAACGCTCAAGGCCGCCCAGGCCCCGCGCCCGCGCGTGGCGGTGGTGGAGTGGACCGACCCGATCTATGTCGCCGGCCACTGGGGCCCGGAGCAGGTGAAGCGCGCTGGCGGGATCGATGTGCTGGGCGTTCCGGGCGAGCACTCGGTGGTGGTGCCGATGGACACGCTGCGCGATGTGAACCCCGACGTACTGATCATTGCGCCGTGCGGCTACTCAGTGAGCGCGGCCGCCGCCGAGGCGAAGCGATGCCTCGACCATCCGTCGTGGGCGTGGGTGGGCGATCGCGCCGTGTGGGCGATGGATGCCAACGGCCTCACCAGCCGCCCCGGCCCGCGCGTGGTGGACGGGATCGAGGCGATGGCGTGCATCTTCAACCCGGCGTGTTTCCCGGCGATTGATGCGCGCCACGCGGTGCGGGTGCAGTAG
- a CDS encoding polysaccharide deacetylase family protein translates to MDELGSNTGFPGASAAHYKLDQRVFEQHLDILSTSNPAIELTFDDCGASARWIADQLEARGMRGLFFAPTAFIDKRGFCSVDDLRAIRKSGHLIGSHSHTHPIPISALPPQSLLDEWQKSRLCLEDWLGEQVRCASVPGGFLSSSVLDALSAADYTTVFTSEPLRSESKYGELTLIGRYSVTRASSLDELRSVAAGNQWPWIRQRLLWGAKRMVKRIGGRAWLQLREKVFESR, encoded by the coding sequence GTGGACGAACTCGGCTCGAACACCGGGTTCCCGGGTGCGTCGGCGGCCCACTACAAGTTGGACCAGCGCGTCTTCGAGCAGCATCTCGACATTCTCAGCACGAGCAACCCTGCGATTGAGCTAACCTTTGACGACTGTGGAGCATCTGCCCGTTGGATTGCAGATCAGCTCGAGGCTCGGGGAATGCGAGGGCTATTTTTTGCGCCTACGGCCTTCATCGATAAACGCGGGTTCTGTAGCGTCGACGACCTTCGGGCAATTCGAAAGAGCGGCCATTTGATCGGGAGTCATTCGCATACTCACCCCATCCCTATCTCGGCACTCCCTCCCCAATCGCTCCTCGACGAGTGGCAGAAGAGTCGACTCTGCTTGGAGGATTGGCTCGGAGAACAGGTTCGGTGCGCCTCAGTCCCCGGGGGGTTCCTTTCCAGTTCCGTGTTAGACGCGCTTTCGGCTGCAGACTACACGACCGTCTTTACATCTGAGCCCCTCAGATCAGAATCCAAATACGGCGAGTTAACGCTCATCGGTCGCTACTCGGTAACCCGAGCGAGTAGTCTCGATGAACTCCGCTCGGTCGCCGCAGGAAATCAATGGCCGTGGATCCGGCAGCGCCTTCTCTGGGGGGCAAAGCGCATGGTGAAGCGAATTGGTGGGCGCGCTTGGCTTCAACTGCGAGAGAAAGTGTTCGAAAGCCGCTGA
- a CDS encoding nucleotidyltransferase family protein, translated as MIERAPSRSDVESRIHGIRLDILKLGVQRLALFGSVRRDAADARSDVDLIVEFAPNEKTLEHLVALGDLLESTLGRHVDLVTPEGLSPFLRDHILADAMDVLRAA; from the coding sequence ATGATCGAGCGCGCACCTTCCCGATCCGACGTGGAATCCCGAATTCATGGGATCCGCTTGGATATCCTCAAGCTCGGCGTGCAGCGGCTGGCGCTCTTCGGCTCGGTACGCCGTGACGCGGCCGATGCACGGAGTGATGTCGACCTCATCGTCGAGTTCGCACCGAACGAGAAGACGCTCGAACATCTCGTCGCCCTCGGCGATCTGCTGGAGTCGACGCTTGGCCGACACGTCGATCTCGTTACTCCAGAAGGACTTTCGCCGTTTCTGCGCGACCACATCCTTGCCGACGCGATGGATGTCCTTCGAGCCGCGTGA
- a CDS encoding M42 family metallopeptidase, which translates to MLSESSVAFLKRLLDTPGPSGFEGAPARVWRAEATTFAASVTADVVGNSLATVHGDGTGPTILLAGHIDEIGIIITHIDDNGYVYFEPIGGWDPQVLVAQRIRFIGRNGPVLGVIGKKPIHLMKPEEREKASKITDLWVDIGVKTKAEALELLEVGDAGVIDSQTVDMPNGRLVSRSIDDRIGAFVVLEALRRYAAKPGAARVVAAATAQEEIGYSGGGARVAAQSVDAIMAIAVDVTFATDHPVMKKEEIGEHSIGGGPVLTRGSVISPVVYRLLSSTAKALEIPYSIHAAGRFTSTDADAMHLARTGVATALVSIPNRYMHSPNEMVSLDDLDRAAELIAEACRRVTAATDFTDR; encoded by the coding sequence ATGCTCAGCGAATCCTCCGTCGCCTTCCTCAAGCGCCTGCTCGACACGCCGGGACCGTCCGGCTTCGAGGGCGCTCCGGCCCGCGTCTGGCGCGCCGAAGCCACCACCTTTGCCGCGTCGGTTACGGCCGATGTGGTCGGCAACTCCCTCGCCACCGTGCACGGCGACGGCACCGGCCCGACGATCCTCCTCGCCGGCCATATCGACGAAATCGGCATCATCATCACCCATATCGATGACAACGGCTATGTGTACTTCGAGCCGATCGGTGGGTGGGATCCGCAGGTACTGGTGGCGCAGCGCATCCGCTTCATCGGGCGCAACGGGCCGGTGCTGGGCGTGATCGGCAAGAAGCCGATTCACCTCATGAAGCCCGAGGAGCGCGAAAAGGCATCGAAGATCACCGACCTGTGGGTCGATATCGGCGTCAAGACCAAGGCGGAGGCCCTCGAGCTGCTCGAAGTGGGCGACGCCGGCGTGATCGACTCGCAGACGGTGGACATGCCGAACGGCCGCCTCGTGTCGCGCTCCATCGACGACCGCATCGGCGCCTTTGTGGTGCTTGAGGCGTTGCGCCGCTACGCCGCCAAGCCGGGCGCGGCGCGCGTGGTGGCGGCGGCGACCGCGCAAGAAGAGATCGGCTACAGCGGCGGCGGCGCCCGCGTCGCGGCGCAAAGCGTGGACGCCATCATGGCGATCGCGGTAGACGTCACCTTCGCGACCGACCACCCGGTCATGAAGAAGGAAGAGATCGGCGAGCACAGCATCGGCGGCGGGCCGGTCCTGACGCGCGGCTCGGTGATCTCTCCGGTGGTGTATCGCCTACTCTCGTCCACCGCGAAGGCACTCGAGATCCCGTACTCGATTCACGCCGCGGGCCGCTTCACGTCCACCGACGCCGACGCGATGCATCTCGCCCGCACCGGCGTGGCGACGGCGCTGGTGAGCATCCCGAACCGCTACATGCACTCGCCGAATGAGATGGTCTCGCTCGACGATCTCGATCGCGCGGCGGAGCTCATTGCTGAAGCGTGTCGGCGCGTGACGGCTGCGACGGACTTTACCGACCGCTAA
- a CDS encoding HipA domain-containing protein, with protein sequence MPRRADRYDLSAPSLAVYLHGTRVGAIGESGADLWFRYDPAIIEAPDARRWAISVRLPVAPRTYGHDETLAFFDNLLLESDLREAIAKAAKLDESDVAGMLGRLGGECAGAVSVWPIDVEPPTTAEYRAIPRGDLEALFTQKHGARLTALQLEARQAMSGVQHKLSFAWRDHAPWLPLNGAPGSVILKRSTGQYDGLALNEHMCLRLFDAVGLPTAATEVLDGPSGFLKTERFDRPVDVNGQITRLHQEDFCQATGRLPKRKYQFSGGPGFGDLARVLRRYSASPGRDLELLVRAALMQIVVGNMDAHAKNYALLYTHNTAQLAPFYDIVCTEAYEGLDRQLSMNVGHSRDPERLTFADLQRFAKDMELGVSTVQREIDRLVAEVPLAVGALWSAAPAHPVLDVMQRIISARLQRLMHCRN encoded by the coding sequence ATGCCGCGTCGAGCCGATCGGTACGACCTCTCCGCCCCAAGCCTTGCCGTGTATCTCCACGGCACCCGCGTGGGCGCTATCGGCGAGTCCGGTGCCGATCTCTGGTTTCGCTACGATCCGGCCATCATCGAAGCGCCCGACGCCAGGCGGTGGGCGATCTCGGTGCGTCTCCCCGTCGCGCCACGCACGTACGGTCACGACGAGACGCTCGCCTTCTTCGACAACCTGCTGCTCGAGTCGGATCTTCGCGAGGCGATCGCCAAGGCCGCCAAACTCGACGAGAGTGATGTGGCCGGCATGCTCGGTCGACTCGGTGGTGAGTGCGCCGGTGCGGTCTCCGTGTGGCCGATTGATGTGGAGCCACCGACGACCGCCGAGTATCGCGCAATTCCCCGCGGCGACCTTGAAGCCCTCTTTACCCAAAAGCACGGCGCGCGACTGACGGCGCTGCAACTCGAGGCTCGTCAGGCCATGAGCGGTGTGCAGCACAAGCTGAGTTTCGCGTGGCGCGACCACGCGCCGTGGTTACCGCTCAATGGCGCGCCCGGTTCCGTCATTCTCAAGCGCTCAACGGGGCAATACGACGGGTTGGCGCTCAACGAGCATATGTGTCTGCGTCTGTTTGATGCGGTCGGACTCCCGACGGCCGCCACCGAAGTACTCGACGGTCCGTCAGGCTTCCTCAAGACGGAGCGATTCGATCGACCGGTCGACGTGAACGGGCAGATCACGCGCCTACACCAGGAAGACTTTTGTCAGGCCACCGGGCGGCTGCCCAAGCGCAAATATCAGTTCAGCGGAGGTCCGGGATTCGGTGATCTCGCCCGCGTGTTGCGTCGGTACAGTGCCAGCCCTGGGCGAGATCTCGAACTGCTCGTACGCGCCGCCCTCATGCAAATCGTGGTCGGCAACATGGACGCGCACGCCAAGAACTATGCGCTGCTCTACACGCACAACACGGCGCAACTCGCCCCGTTCTACGACATCGTCTGCACCGAGGCCTACGAGGGGCTCGATCGTCAACTCTCCATGAACGTGGGGCATTCGCGCGATCCCGAGCGCCTCACGTTCGCCGATCTGCAGCGCTTCGCCAAAGACATGGAGCTCGGCGTCAGCACGGTCCAGCGTGAGATTGACCGTCTAGTGGCCGAGGTGCCGTTGGCCGTGGGAGCGCTTTGGAGCGCCGCTCCAGCGCATCCCGTTCTCGATGTAATGCAACGGATCATTTCGGCGCGACTCCAGCGCTTAATGCACTGCCGAAACTAG
- a CDS encoding helix-turn-helix domain-containing protein — MTAPVYDLADLGRLLKARRQSLDLTQARAASLVGISTRLWSECETGRRTGVSLDVIIRMLHILGLDLQVVSRDGRPVEAP; from the coding sequence ATGACAGCCCCCGTATACGACCTCGCCGATCTCGGGCGCCTCCTCAAGGCGCGCCGCCAGTCCCTCGATCTCACCCAGGCGCGCGCCGCGAGTCTGGTGGGGATCAGCACGCGCCTCTGGTCCGAGTGCGAGACCGGTCGCCGCACCGGCGTGAGTCTGGATGTGATCATTCGCATGCTGCACATACTGGGGCTCGACCTCCAGGTCGTGTCGCGAGACGGGCGACCGGTGGAGGCCCCGTGA
- a CDS encoding DUF86 domain-containing protein gives MSFEPREILRHILEETEFLLDLCERLTREQLDTDPVVQRAVVRSLEVIGEATKRIPQHVRDGNPSVEWRAMAGMRDRLIHDYFGVDLDIVWRVLQRNIPALHREIETMLNGGDDEAADPT, from the coding sequence ATGTCCTTCGAGCCGCGTGAGATTCTCCGACACATCCTCGAAGAAACTGAGTTTCTCCTGGACCTTTGTGAACGGTTGACGCGGGAGCAACTCGACACCGATCCGGTGGTGCAGCGGGCCGTGGTTCGAAGCCTCGAGGTTATTGGCGAAGCTACCAAGCGAATTCCGCAACACGTTCGGGACGGTAATCCTTCCGTGGAATGGCGCGCCATGGCGGGCATGCGTGATCGACTGATCCACGACTATTTCGGCGTCGATCTCGATATCGTCTGGCGTGTCTTGCAGCGAAATATCCCAGCGCTGCACCGCGAGATTGAGACAATGCTGAATGGCGGCGACGATGAGGCCGCCGATCCGACCTAG